In Candidatus Woesearchaeota archaeon, one genomic interval encodes:
- the rpsG gene encoding 30S ribosomal protein S7: MAELKAFNKWSTKDIIVTDIALKDYINLEAKIVPKTEATYAGSKFYKSRVFIAERLINKLMVPGHKGKKHKFTSSLVTGKGQSAYHLVEEALTVIERQTKKNPIQVLVTAIENSAPREDIVSIEYGGARYPKAVDCSPQRRIDVALRYMVQGAYAKTFNTRRKFSDSLAYEITEAYNMSANSNAIAKKLMTERQTEASR; the protein is encoded by the coding sequence ATGGCTGAATTAAAGGCATTCAACAAATGGAGCACAAAAGACATAATTGTAACTGATATCGCGCTTAAGGACTACATAAACCTTGAAGCAAAGATTGTCCCAAAGACAGAGGCAACATATGCAGGAAGCAAGTTCTACAAGTCAAGGGTATTCATAGCAGAGCGCCTTATTAACAAGCTTATGGTTCCCGGGCATAAGGGCAAGAAGCACAAATTCACATCATCCCTTGTTACAGGAAAGGGGCAGAGCGCATACCATCTTGTTGAGGAAGCGCTTACTGTAATAGAAAGGCAGACCAAGAAGAACCCAATCCAGGTTCTTGTTACGGCAATTGAGAACTCAGCTCCAAGGGAAGACATAGTGAGCATTGAATACGGCGGAGCAAGGTATCCAAAGGCAGTTGACTGCTCTCCCCAGAGAAGGATAGATGTCGCGTTGAGATACATGGTTCAGGGCGCATATGCAAAGACCTTCAACACAAGAAGGAAATTCTCCGACTCATTGGCTTATGAGATAACTGAGGCATACAACATGAGCGCAAACTCAAATGCAATCGCAAAGAAGCTCATGACAGAAAGGCAGACCGAGGCCTCAAGATAA
- a CDS encoding sulfatase: protein MNAIKLKIGYFNLFLLFLLIVLSSGCVEQHKNTYECINCSVILITLDSLRADHLGAYGYYRNTSPNIDNLAKESYVFLDSISQSGSTVYSLPALLTSKFPISDNITNGFILNEKEVTLAEILKENGYDNYAVISHEFVSAKYGGSQGFKIFDDDYYGYGFADLTAEKAIKMLNSISEKPFFLWIHFREPHAPYNPPEKIFGLFNNETDSDNNTIKSGEDERDYYKKKMEGLYAKNLSDKVNLTEYTLTGKRFYLNGEDIEWLTDAYDANIRFADEQVGILLNELAVLNLTDNTIVIISSDHGESLGEHSIFDHNTLNYGTIHTPLIVHIPKNLGEIKEYPVSNLDIMPTILKIIGINPPSGIRGKYLFDSNRTGYFQFAEYEDSWTIIEDGWKMNAKDISNKDCNIKIDKLFYIFDDPDEIFNLIAENTDRCNYLKNLGHSIKKNYSQTNYTLSERINETIQNASNDTINKLKALGYVN from the coding sequence ATGAATGCAATTAAGCTGAAAATAGGATATTTTAATTTATTTCTGCTGTTTTTATTGATAGTTTTATCCTCTGGCTGCGTTGAGCAACACAAAAATACCTATGAATGTATAAATTGCAGTGTGATACTGATTACATTAGACTCATTAAGAGCAGATCATCTTGGGGCTTATGGATACTACAGGAATACCTCCCCGAACATTGATAATCTTGCTAAAGAATCTTATGTTTTCTTGGATTCAATAAGCCAAAGCGGCAGTACCGTTTATTCACTTCCCGCTCTGCTTACTTCAAAGTTTCCAATAAGCGACAACATAACAAACGGATTTATTCTTAATGAAAAAGAAGTAACCTTGGCTGAAATTCTGAAAGAAAACGGATATGACAATTATGCTGTAATAAGCCATGAGTTTGTAAGTGCAAAATACGGCGGTTCCCAGGGCTTTAAGATATTTGATGATGATTACTATGGGTACGGCTTTGCTGATTTGACAGCAGAAAAGGCGATTAAAATGCTGAATAGCATTTCAGAAAAACCATTTTTTCTTTGGATTCATTTTAGAGAGCCTCATGCGCCGTATAACCCCCCCGAAAAGATTTTTGGGCTTTTTAACAATGAAACAGATTCAGATAATAATACAATAAAATCAGGAGAAGATGAACGGGATTATTACAAGAAAAAAATGGAAGGTTTATATGCAAAAAACCTTTCTGACAAAGTTAACTTAACAGAATATACTCTCACAGGAAAGAGATTCTACTTGAATGGGGAAGATATAGAATGGCTTACAGATGCTTATGATGCGAATATCAGATTCGCAGATGAGCAAGTGGGAATATTATTAAACGAATTGGCAGTTCTTAATTTGACAGACAATACAATTGTAATAATTTCCTCTGACCACGGGGAGAGCTTGGGAGAACATAGCATTTTTGACCATAATACGCTTAATTATGGAACAATTCATACCCCCTTAATAGTCCATATACCTAAAAATTTGGGAGAAATAAAAGAATATCCTGTTTCTAATTTAGATATTATGCCGACAATTCTAAAAATTATTGGAATAAACCCGCCATCAGGTATCAGAGGAAAATACTTATTTGACAGCAACAGAACTGGCTATTTTCAGTTTGCAGAGTATGAAGATTCCTGGACAATAATAGAAGATGGCTGGAAAATGAATGCCAAAGATATTTCAAACAAAGATTGCAATATTAAAATAGACAAATTATTTTATATTTTTGATGATCCTGATGAAATCTTTAATTTAATAGCGGAAAATACAGACAGATGTAATTACCTAAAAAATCTGGGGCATAGCATTAAAAAAAACTATTCTCAAACAAATTACACTTTATCTGAAAGAATAAATGAAACCATTCAAAATGCTTCTAATGACACCATCAATAAATTAAAGGCATTAGGGTATGTCAATTAA
- a CDS encoding amino acid permease gives DPSRVIPKALISAAIAMGILGVLLNFISLGIIPWQKLATLSAPLGDISELLMGGLGRSIISLGIYFTMIGSAAVGIISTPRLIFALARDRLFLSQMTRIHKKYKTPYVAIIFQAVVSIIALFIAMGKYKVFLSLLVPLSLMMYIPIILTVTILRIRKPDLPRPFKAPFGKIGPVIISIFFFAIIYMWIRTEPNAMNLFLLGLSLTALCIPIYFLLELYYNPKAIIIVNDIFAYLALAFERFLLPPAVRDEILSLLGYLKNKTVLEFGCGVGTLTISLAEAVSKNGRVYATDISKRELRITRGRLLSREHNHVIVLHERKDSLHPDVKNLDAAVSVAALGYVQELESVLREMNSRLKMDGRICFLEYDRFFYIIPNIEWLSSDERIKAIFRSCGFLVDVIRRQGVFWQYIYIYGRKIEEVIPIKKDEIAF, from the coding sequence AAGACCCTTCAAGGGTAATCCCGAAAGCCCTTATCTCGGCTGCAATTGCAATGGGAATTTTAGGGGTATTGCTTAATTTCATCTCCCTCGGAATAATTCCCTGGCAGAAGCTTGCCACTCTTTCAGCGCCCCTTGGCGATATATCTGAGCTTCTCATGGGCGGGCTTGGAAGAAGCATCATAAGCCTTGGAATCTACTTCACAATGATTGGCTCTGCTGCAGTAGGGATAATATCAACTCCAAGGCTCATTTTTGCGCTTGCAAGGGACAGGCTTTTTCTCTCCCAGATGACGAGAATTCACAAGAAATACAAAACTCCATATGTTGCAATAATCTTTCAGGCAGTTGTTTCAATAATCGCTCTTTTCATAGCAATGGGAAAATACAAGGTTTTCCTGAGCCTTCTTGTGCCTCTCTCGCTGATGATGTATATCCCGATAATCCTGACCGTAACAATTTTGCGGATAAGGAAGCCGGACCTGCCAAGGCCTTTTAAGGCTCCATTTGGAAAGATTGGACCTGTAATAATAAGCATTTTTTTCTTTGCAATAATTTACATGTGGATAAGGACAGAGCCAAATGCAATGAACCTGTTCCTCCTGGGGCTTTCCCTGACTGCATTATGCATCCCAATATACTTTCTCCTTGAGCTTTATTACAATCCAAAAGCAATAATTATTGTGAATGACATATTTGCATACTTGGCGCTTGCTTTTGAAAGGTTTCTCCTTCCCCCTGCTGTCAGGGATGAAATCCTGAGCCTTCTCGGTTACCTGAAAAACAAGACTGTCCTTGAATTCGGGTGCGGGGTTGGAACCCTCACAATAAGCCTTGCAGAGGCGGTAAGCAAAAATGGGAGGGTGTATGCGACAGACATCTCAAAGAGAGAGCTTCGGATAACAAGGGGAAGGCTTCTTTCAAGGGAGCACAACCATGTTATAGTTCTTCATGAGAGAAAGGATTCCCTCCATCCTGATGTGAAAAATCTGGATGCAGCAGTTTCTGTTGCTGCTTTGGGATATGTCCAGGAGCTTGAAAGCGTCTTAAGGGAGATGAATTCAAGGCTTAAGATGGACGGGAGAATATGCTTTCTTGAGTATGACAGATTCTTCTACATAATTCCGAATATTGAGTGGCTCTCAAGCGATGAGAGAATAAAGGCAATTTTCAGGAGCTGCGGCTTCCTTGTTGATGTGATAAGAAGGCAGGGCGTGTTCTGGCAGTACATTTACATCTACGGAAGGAAAATTGAAGAAGTTATCCCGATTAAAAAGGATGAAATTGCCTTTTGA
- a CDS encoding glycosyltransferase yields MAEKIRVSIGIPVYNEEKNIVRLLQAIESQKTRIADIEKVFIINDGSTDSTKDKVSRFIKLRKSGGKFELISYPVRKGKWFAINEFLKRAKSPVLFLESADNLPEKGCFDFLAGHFFNRKAGIVNARIIPVNDRKSFFGFSAHLIYELHYEISLERPKFGELIVFRNIVKKIPHTIVDEDEIARMIQEKGYSLLYEPKAIVYNRGPENISDFISQRRRIYCGYLVLREKSGYISPTLNSIRIAGLVLRKIRPGNIFYACGASFLECLSRFLGWLDYSTGNAEKHIIWKQIKSVKNLRK; encoded by the coding sequence ATGGCTGAAAAAATAAGGGTTTCAATAGGAATTCCTGTTTACAATGAAGAGAAAAACATAGTGCGCCTTCTTCAGGCAATTGAAAGCCAAAAAACCAGAATTGCAGACATTGAAAAGGTTTTCATAATAAATGACGGGAGCACTGACTCGACCAAGGATAAGGTTTCACGTTTCATTAAATTAAGAAAATCAGGCGGAAAATTTGAGCTCATAAGCTATCCTGTCCGGAAAGGCAAATGGTTTGCAATAAACGAATTCCTCAAGCGTGCAAAATCACCGGTTCTCTTTCTTGAAAGTGCAGATAATCTTCCTGAAAAGGGCTGTTTTGACTTTCTCGCAGGACATTTCTTCAATAGAAAAGCGGGTATTGTAAATGCAAGAATCATTCCGGTGAATGACAGGAAGAGTTTTTTCGGATTCTCAGCGCATTTGATTTATGAGCTTCATTATGAGATATCCCTTGAGCGCCCCAAGTTCGGGGAGCTTATCGTATTCAGAAATATCGTCAAAAAAATCCCTCATACAATAGTTGATGAGGATGAAATCGCAAGAATGATTCAGGAGAAAGGGTATTCCCTCCTGTATGAGCCAAAAGCCATAGTTTACAACAGGGGGCCTGAAAACATTTCAGATTTCATAAGCCAGAGACGAAGGATATACTGCGGATATCTTGTGCTTAGGGAAAAAAGCGGATACATCTCTCCAACTCTCAATAGCATAAGGATAGCAGGATTGGTATTAAGAAAGATTCGCCCCGGAAACATTTTTTATGCATGCGGAGCATCATTCCTTGAGTGCCTTTCCAGGTTCCTCGGCTGGCTGGATTATTCAACAGGAAATGCTGAAAAGCACATAATCTGGAAGCAGATAAAATCTGTAAAAAATCTTAGAAAATGA